CACGGCCGGCCGGGGAGCGCGCGGCCCGGAGGCCCGGTCCATCCATCGGGCGACACCAACTGGTCCCTCGCATCGACGAGATTAACATAAAATAAGGCACATACATCGCAAGAATCACAACTGCGGCTCGAGAGGATGAGCCAATATATGAGGAGCAGGGTGCAGTCTCGTCAGCTCTCCAGAAAAGAACACGGAATGGTTTAACCTGTGAAACTATGGTGAACACAGATGTTCAACAGGAGGACCATGTACGAGCCTGCACTGAAAGGCAGGATGTGAAACTAGGCAGTTGCTGCTGTCTCCCTCAACGCGTGGggcaggaaagcagagagaaggtTGGAGGCTGGGGTGGGTCCTGTCCCAGCTGACGCCAAGTCCACAGACTTGTACGTGGCCCCGACAGACCCTCCTTCCACTTACTGTCCAGCATGACTGCACTCCCGGAAAAGTatgccttcttcctccctctcccctcgtCCCCCTCTTTCTGAGATTTCCATGGAGAGAAGCCAAATGTGGAGCTGAAGCAAGGGTATCTCCTGCAAATCTAAGGGTAGAAGGtaaaagtaggaaaagaagagGTGAAGGAGAACAGAGGCACAAGATGACAATGGTCCTCACCCAGCTGCCGTCCATCCTTCCACGAAGGACGAGGGTGACGTAGGAAACGATGGTAACTGAGAAATGGAGGTCGCCTCTGGGAATTTTACTGGGGAGGGCCGTGTGGTGCCAGGGACCCGCTGTCCTCACTCAGGAGACGGGAGAACGCCCAGGACCCAAgctttgagacagagggaggacgGGGGTCAGaccaaaccgtgagagcatgtaAGATCAAGACCTGGAGAGGCTCGGGTTTGTGGAAAAAGGAGACTCGGGGAATGGATCACTGATTTTGTGACCGGATCCTGACCTGTGTGAGGAAAAAGCCTGGCTCTTTTCTGTTGGAACTTGGTAGACTCCACTCCACTGAGCTCAGATCAGTAGCCGTCTTTTGCTCTGGGGCTCTGTTCCACAGCAGATGCATCCTTTGACCTAAAAGCAGGTGCTGGCTGTGGGCGGGAAAAGTCTCAACACCCCTCTTGATTTCAGGGAACATCCAATTGAAAGCAAACCCAACTTTGTTAGCCACAAAGTCCCAAAGGGCACGTTTACCTCCACGCTGAGATTCTTGGTCCAAATGAGAGAACACAAACGTGAGAAAAATGGGCTGGAtctaacattttgttttcctatgacctattattttatttgacttgACTTTGTCTAATACTAATTCAAATGGCAGGAATAAAGGGGAAGAGCCACCCAATTGACTCATGAATCACTCTGGATAAATCCAACTCCAGGGTCAATGGGAAAAAAGGAGCAGGTAGTCTGaggtgttaatattttattattaatagtttACATATTTGTAAATGTGAAATGCTGGATAATCCATGTACTCTGTGCACACATAGTATGTCTTTTATGTGTATCGACTGCACATGGGAAGTAGCTGTACTCCttttagtctttaaaatgttttaatccaAAACGAAAGTACAAATTAAGTCCACATTCAGGACTAACTGCATAGAACATTTAACTTCTTAAATGGATGCATCGTTTAATAGACTGGGTGTAAGAAAAGGCATCCATCCACACAGCTACTAACCGTCCTCCCCAGTGCTCTTAAACACCAACAATTGTTAAAGGGATTTATTCCAAAGGTCATCATATGTGAGCTTTTTCTTTCACAACTAAGTTTTACCAGTCCCTTAAAATAGGGCACTTAGAATAGAAATACTCCTTCACTACAGTGGAATTAATATATGGCAATGACATAGGCGGCTGCTGGGTTGTTTCAATACCTATATACTTGGAACTATATATAATCAATTCTCAGTTACCTATGATGATGGGTAAAGAGATGGAACTATCATTAACAAATACAGCAAACCCACAAATGTTCCCCCAACTATTTCTACCCAGTAGCTTCACTCTACAATCTACCTAACTTCTCGTCGGGACAGATGCAAGTAGCAAACTcgtggcccttcccctctctccctggagCGCGGAACAGCATCGAACGGTCGTGGGGACGGAGGGAGAAAAAGCAAGACAGATAACCGAGGAGTTGAGCGTGTAGACGTACCTGCCCTGAGTGCACTCACGGACAGGAGAATTCTAAACCCCAACCGTGAACAAACTAGTTCATCTGCCAGAGCCCCAAATTCCCGCTGTGTGCAAGTGTCGAAAGCATGCCCTGACCtgaactggggcggggggggggggggggggggcgaggagggggagcaggtaaaaaaaaatcggTTATCTCTGCTACAGCGCCCCCACCAGAGATTCTTAAACTCACTATCCTTATTCCGATTCTTGTGCCCAGTGTGGgaattaccaaaaacaaaaacaaaacaaaacgaaaaccctccaaaaaaccaaaaacaaacacagagcaCATGTAAAGGGAAATTTGGAAAGCTGGAAGCGTCACCCCTCGGTCAAAAAGCACACCAACTCCTATTTCCTTTGAGTAACAGAGAAACATATCAAATCCTTTCGTCTGACCtctctttgaaaagaaatgagaacatgCACATCGCACATTTACACTGGTTTACTAGAAAGGGGGATGGgcttatagtttaaaaaaaaaaaagaggatggttCTAGTGTAACAATACTGATTCAAAACTGAAATGGAAGACAGTTTCTCCCTAGAATACTTTAGGGTTGTTCAGAGTCCTTTTCCATAAAAGGAATATACTTGAAACACATCCCAGTTAGGTGAGATGAGATTGCTAAAATACATacagaactaaaaacaaaacaaaacaaaaccaaaaaaacagcaaaaaaaccccccaaaaaacaaaaaaaactgagtcCATTTAATCTTTTAAACTCCTAAAGTTTCACGTTGGTTGGCAGCCTTCTCCCCTAACGCCCTATTGCATAACCGCAAGGAATTTGCTTTCTTCCGCGAGGGAGGTCAGCAAGGAGCTCATGTCCCCAATGGCCATGTTGGTGGTGCTCACGGACAGCGCGGGCAGCGGGAGGGACGCGCGGGGCGTTGTGAGgcgggaggaggaaagggaaaggtTCTGAATGATGCTGGGGCTCAGGGCTCCTGACATCAGGCTGGCGTGGTCCCCGTCGTCTATGATGGCGTCAAAATCAATCTGCACCCCTTCCAGGTCATGGCCGTCAAGGCCGTCAACCGTGCTGGTCACCTGGTTAGCACCCGGGGAAAGTAATTCAGAGTTTTCGGCGCTGGCCCCCTGTAGTAGGCAGTTGGCTTCCGAGATGGAGAAGGAACCAGTCTTCATGTCGTGCTGACCGAAGCCAACGGGTTGGTCATAGAACTGACCAGAGTAACCCTGCACGTTAGAACACAGCTGATGGGGCTGCCCTTGCATCTCCGTCTTGATGCCGTTCACCTTGCAGGTCTGACTTGTGTCACTGAGCTGTCCCTGCTGCAGAGAGAGGCTGCCCCTCAGCGCAGCCTGGCGCCTGCCGCCCCCGTAGCCGGCACACGGCTGGTAGCCCCTGGCGGCCGCCAAGCCTGCCGGCTGGCTGCCAATGCAGGGAGGCCCCGGCAGGCCGCTCTCCGGCCCTTGATAGACATTGAGGTGTGAGGTAGCACTAACCTGCCCTAGCATCTGCTGAGCGCCGCGGCCGGCCCCTGGGTGGTGCACGCTGTCGCTGAGGAGCTGATGGGCCAGGTACCCTTGTCCCACCAGGTCTTGGGTGGCCATGCCACTCACCGCGGCTCCCGCGGACTCGCCGGGCACCCCCGGCGACAGGCCAAACTCTGGCTGGCTCCCGCTTCCCTGCGCTGAGGTGCTTTTCAGCTTTGCCGCTGGAATCCCGGCCCCGCAGACGCCATCCGGCAAGCCGGGCGCCCCCGGCTGCCTGTTGAGGCAGTTCCCGTACTGCTGGGCCTTGTAGGGCTGTGCGTGCAAGGCGTTTCCGCTGTGCTCGGGGCCGCCGTAGGAGCTGCCGGGCTCTGCGAGGCTCTGGTAGGCCCCGGCTGGGCCAGCTCCGCTCCTCAAGGCATCCTGTGGGTGCGCGCCCGGGTTGCCGTAGAGGCCGAAGGTTCGCGGCTGCGGCGCCGCGGGCCGCGGGCCGCATTTCAGCTTGGAGGAGCACAGGTCGGCGCTGCCGGAGCTGACTTCGTTCCACTGAATGGGCAGGTCGGATTTGCTGGCTTCGGTGCAGGGCTGCTCCAGCCGGCGGTACTGCTGGCCGGCGTGGCCGTCGGGCAGCCCCGGAGGCTCAAAGTCCCCGGGCCCGCTCCCCAAGCCGGGCCCGGGGGGCACTTTGCCGTCGTCAGAGACGGCGCTTTGGAAGTGCTGCTCGTATCCCGCTTGGTTCTGGGAATTCAAATACTGCACCACGTCATCGGGCAAGAAATCCTCATCGTTCAGGTTCACGTCGGCGTCCACGGTCAGGGACTCCAGGGTGATGTTCTCAGTGATGCTCGGAGGGCAGGGAGACGGCAGGAAGTGGCGGGGCGGGCCGCCCTCGGGCCGAGTGTAGTTCTGAAGCACTAAGTTCCGCTTGTCCAGGGATGGGGGCAAACCCGGGGGGTCGAAGCCGTGGAGGCTGCTGAACCGCTGCACGCGGGGCAGGGAGAGGCTCTCGGAGACCGTCCTCACCGGGTCGCTGGCCCTCCTCACGCCGTTGCCCAGCACGTCCGGGGGCAGTAGAGGGCGGCGGCCCGACCCGTGGGCGCCCCCGTCGCTACACCTCCGCGGAGGGTGGACGGGGGGCAGGGCCCCCGCGGGCTCCCTGCCGTCGCCGAGCAGGGCCATCCGGGTCTTCAGGCTCATCCTCTCCATGTTGGGCAGCGGCGTGGGGGGCGGCCCGCCCGTGGCCGCCGCGTACTTGGCTTTCAGCCGGTACTGCTGCGCAGGCGTGAGGCTGAGCAGGCTGGGCAGGCCCTCGCACTGGCTGGCCTCGCTGGACCTGCGCGACGCGTCCGTGGAGATGGGGTCGTACGAGTCAGCCACGCTCACGTTCTGGGGCCGGCCCTCGGCCTGGGACGCCTCGCTGGACCTGCGGCTGGAGAAGCAGGGGGAGATGCCCGAGGAGCGCCGGCTGCTCAGGTAGGCGGAGCTGATGGTGCTGGTGCTGCTGTCCCTCCGGTTGAGCATGTTCAGCATGGTGATGTCCACACCAGAAAGGTCGCTTCTGTTCGGGAGCAGAGTCATGGGCCCGCCCAAACTGCAGCTGGTACTGGGCTGAGTGCCTGCGGAGGAAGGGTGGGAAACACGGATTCGTTTCAGGGTGACGTGGAACAGGCCCCAGGATTACAAGTCGGCGGGAAAGCTGGTCGACCCCCGGCTTAGACAAAACAGTAAAATCACCCTGGATCAGTTAAGCGGCTTCACACGTGGAGGTCTAGGGCAAGATGAAGAGTCCTGGGATGTGCACACAGTGCCTGGGTTACAGGCAAGGCCAAGGCCATTCCAGGAGTGTCATATGGACTGGAGGGCTTCCTCGGACATCCTGAGAAGGGGGAGTCTGCCTGAGCTGGTGGGTGGGGAGGTTCCCCCTTTAGGATATGGCCCCGGTATTCGGTGCAATCTCAGGAGCGAAACCTGACATGGGCCTGCCAGTGCAAAAGGCTGCCTGGCTTCCCTTGAAACGTCAAATCAAGGTGGCTGCTGaactgggtcacctgggtggctcagtaggttaagcgcctgacttcagctcaggtcatgatctcatggtacgtgagttccagccccacatccggctccgtgctgacagttcagaggctggaacctactttggcttctgtatctccgtctctctgcccagctcccactcatactgtctctgtctctcttaaaaataaataaacattaaaaagaaaaaaggtggcTGTGGAACTCCCAACTGTAGACTGGAAACCAGATGGCAATGCTAACCCCAAATGTCTTTGTTGCAGGGATCTCCCCACCCTGGTCTAACAGCTACAATTTCACCATCAGAACGGTAGTCATGCACACAGTATTATCATCCTGTGTGCTACTTTCTGTTTCGGGATCATCCCCTTAttacctgtttttaaaatatggactCCCCAGAAAGGCAACCCTGGCACGTACATATGGTGACAGTATAATTTGAGGACCAGGGGACATGCCAACACACATCAAGCCTGGTTCCTCTCACACTGGTTTGTACAGAAAAGAACAGACAGCCCTGAGCTGACGTGAGGTAGGACACGGAACTCACCGTTTCCTATGAGAGGAGAGACTGCAGGGGCTTTGGGGGGTAGAATGGGGTTCAGTCGTGGCAGTATTCCATTCACTTGTTTGAGCCTTTCTAGTTTTACGTGTTCCATCCATTTGGTCCCTGCCGGATTCCTCCTGGCTTGCAAAGCGAGGGCCGTGGTGGCAGTGGAAATGGTCGAGTCCATGATTGGGGTTTCGTCGATGGCCCCGAGGTCTCCCACACCCCCGCCGTCGGTCAGAGGAAGCTCGAGCCCACTGTTGGAATAGTTGCTGATGGGGGACTGTTGGCTGCTGCATGAAGACTGACCACCAGGGCTTGGCTGAGATGTCTGCTGGGGTcgagaggaaagcagagaaacGTCACCgcgaaggaaaaaggaaagggagctGGGAATGAGAGCTCATGCAGACCTAGCCCCGCAGGGAGCTCAGCGGGTTGCATGAGAAGAACTACGTGCTGGTGAAGGCAGGCGGCTTCCCTCGACCACAGAGACTGATGGAATGCCAGGCGGATGTGCAGTGGGGGCGATGGAAGCGGGGCTTGCTGCACGGGGCGTGACTGGCACCACCTCCACTTGTGGAATCCCGCCCCAGAGGCCAGCTCTGCAAACACTCCCTCAGGTGCAATCCCGCTTGTACGACCTGACTTTATCCTCCGGGCAAAATACTTGGtcactctgaacctcagtttccttatccctTTTAAAAGGGGGATGTCTTCCTTATCTTCGGGACCGTTGTGGGAATTGTGAGGCCTGGAAAGCACACGAAATATAAAAAGACCTGGGAAACATTTACTGATTGGCTCTGAGAGCATCAGCTGGTCTTATTATCCCAGGTGGCTTTGGCCCAGAGGTTCATACTGCTTGGCTACAGCATACGTGGAAGCTGAGCACCAGCAGCACACGAGACCCTCTCTGAGCTATTCAGGGATGGTTCCCCAAGCTCTCTGTgacctctgcctctttctgtgcGTACCTGACTGCTCTGTAGAACCCCAACCAGGCTGTGGGTAAAGGCAGCTGTAGGAGGCACAACCTCCATCACTTAGCTTCGGCTGTACCcggaggggtggtgggggtggggggcttgaaAGGCTGCAAGTTACAGCCATCTGAGTCTGGGGAATGATCGAAAGTGCCTTGGCATTTCTCTAGGAGAATCAGGCAACGTCTCCCCGCCCCCAACCGCGTGGACTGTGGAAGACAATTCTGCAACTAGACAGAAACTTGATCTAGTCCACTGGTTCTCAGTCAGGGagaggacaccccccccccccccaccctggagCTCCTGGAGCTGGGGAGCAGAAAGCTGACTGTCCTCAGGTCTGGGGAGCACCATATAAAATGGCCCTCAAGGAGCAGTCTGCTCTATCTAAAATCCCACCAGTGCCCTGGTTGATACACAGTATCACCCCTTTTGTGTTGATAAGAAAAGTGATATTCGTTCAGAGAAGTTCAGTGACTGACCAGGGTCACAAAGTCACAAAGTCAATGGTGTGACCAGCCTAGACTCCCAGCTGGGGGCTAGTTCCATTCTTCCACAGTGCCTTCCTCCACCATTACTCTACAAACTGGAGCCTGACAGCAGCCGGAAGAGCAAATCCTCCAGGGAGagagaactacacacacacacacacacacacactcagt
This DNA window, taken from Neofelis nebulosa isolate mNeoNeb1 chromosome 4, mNeoNeb1.pri, whole genome shotgun sequence, encodes the following:
- the GLI3 gene encoding transcriptional activator GLI3 isoform X3 encodes the protein MQPQSVQGLGKISEEPSTSSDERASLIKKEIHGSLPHLAEPSVPYRGTVFAMDPRNGYMEPHYHPSHLFPAFHPPVPIDARHHEGRYHYDPSPIPPLHVPSALSSSPTYSDLPFIRISPHRNPAAASEPPFSPPHPYINPYMDYIRSLHSPSLSMISAARGLSPTDAPHAGVSPAEYYHQMALLAGQRSPYADIIPSAATAGAGAIHMEYLHAMDSTRFPSPRLSARPSRKRTLSISPLSDHSFDLQTMIRTSPNSLVTILNNSRSSSSASGSYGHLSASAISPALSFTYPSAPVSLHMHQQILSRQQSLGSAFGHSPPLIHPAPTFPTQRPIPGIPTVLNPVQVSSGPSESSQNKPTSESAVSSTGDLMHNKRSKIKPDEDLPSPGPRGQQEQPEGTTLVKEEGDKDESKQEPEVIYETNCHWEGCTREFDTQEQLVHHINNDHIHGEKKEFVCRWLDCSREQKPFKAQYMLVVHMRRHTGEKPHKCTFEGCTKAYSRLENLKTHLRSHTGEKPYVCEHEGCNKAFSNASDRAKHQNRTHSNEKPYVCKIPGCTKRYTDPSSLRKHVKTVHGPEAHVTKKQRGDIHPRPPPPRDSGSHSQSRSPGRQTQGALGEQKDLSNTTSKREECLQVKAVKAEKPMQTSQPSPGGQSSCSSQQSPISNYSNSGLELPLTDGGGVGDLGAIDETPIMDSTISTATTALALQARRNPAGTKWMEHVKLERLKQVNGILPRLNPILPPKAPAVSPLIGNGTQPSTSCSLGGPMTLLPNRSDLSGVDITMLNMLNRRDSSTSTISSAYLSSRRSSGISPCFSSRRSSEASQAEGRPQNVSVADSYDPISTDASRRSSEASQCEGLPSLLSLTPAQQYRLKAKYAAATGGPPPTPLPNMERMSLKTRMALLGDGREPAGALPPVHPPRRCSDGGAHGSGRRPLLPPDVLGNGVRRASDPVRTVSESLSLPRVQRFSSLHGFDPPGLPPSLDKRNLVLQNYTRPEGGPPRHFLPSPCPPSITENITLESLTVDADVNLNDEDFLPDDVVQYLNSQNQAGYEQHFQSAVSDDGKVPPGPGLGSGPGDFEPPGLPDGHAGQQYRRLEQPCTEASKSDLPIQWNEVSSGSADLCSSKLKCGPRPAAPQPRTFGLYGNPGAHPQDALRSGAGPAGAYQSLAEPGSSYGGPEHSGNALHAQPYKAQQYGNCLNRQPGAPGLPDGVCGAGIPAAKLKSTSAQGSGSQPEFGLSPGVPGESAGAAVSGMATQDLVGQGYLAHQLLSDSVHHPGAGRGAQQMLGQVSATSHLNVYQGPESGLPGPPCIGSQPAGLAAARGYQPCAGYGGGRRQAALRGSLSLQQGQLSDTSQTCKVNGIKTEMQGQPHQLCSNVQGYSGQFYDQPVGFGQHDMKTGSFSISEANCLLQGASAENSELLSPGANQVTSTVDGLDGHDLEGVQIDFDAIIDDGDHASLMSGALSPSIIQNLSLSSSRLTTPRASLPLPALSVSTTNMAIGDMSSLLTSLAEESKFLAVMQ
- the GLI3 gene encoding transcriptional activator GLI3 isoform X2; protein product: MEAQSRSSTTPEKKKVENSIVKCSTRTDVSEKAVASSTTSNEDESPGQTYHRERRNAVTMQPQSVQGLGKISEEPSTSSDERASLIKKEIHGSLPHLAEPSVPYRGTVFAMDPRNGYMEPHYHPSHLFPAFHPPVPIDARHHEGRYHYDPSPIPPLHVPSALSSSPTYSDLPFIRISPHRNPAAASEPPFSPPHPYINPYMDYIRSLHSPSLSMISAARGLSPTDAPHAGVSPAEYYHQMALLAGQRSPYADIIPSAATAGAGAIHMEYLHAMDSTRFPSPRLSARPSRKRTLSISPLSDHSFDLQTMIRTSPNSLVTILNNSRSSSSASGSYGHLSASAISPALSFTYPSAPVSLHMHQQILSRQQSLGSAFGHSPPLIHPAPTFPTQRPIPGIPTVLNPVQVSSGPSESSQNKPTSESAVSSTGDLMHNKRSKIKPDEDLPSPGPRGQQEQPEGTTLVKEEGDKDESKQEPEVIYETNCHWEGCTREFDTQEQLVHHINNDHIHGEKKEFVCRWLDCSREQKPFKAQYMLVVHMRRHTGEKPHKCTFEGCTKAYSRLENLKTHLRSHTGEKPYVCEHEGCNKAFSNASDRAKHQNRTHSNEKPYVCKIPGCTKRYTDPSSLRKHVKTVHGPEAHVTKKQRGDIHPRPPPPRDSGSHSQSRSPGRQTQGALGEQKDLSNTTSKREECLQVKAVKAEKPMTSQPSPGGQSSCSSQQSPISNYSNSGLELPLTDGGGVGDLGAIDETPIMDSTISTATTALALQARRNPAGTKWMEHVKLERLKQVNGILPRLNPILPPKAPAVSPLIGNGTQPSTSCSLGGPMTLLPNRSDLSGVDITMLNMLNRRDSSTSTISSAYLSSRRSSGISPCFSSRRSSEASQAEGRPQNVSVADSYDPISTDASRRSSEASQCEGLPSLLSLTPAQQYRLKAKYAAATGGPPPTPLPNMERMSLKTRMALLGDGREPAGALPPVHPPRRCSDGGAHGSGRRPLLPPDVLGNGVRRASDPVRTVSESLSLPRVQRFSSLHGFDPPGLPPSLDKRNLVLQNYTRPEGGPPRHFLPSPCPPSITENITLESLTVDADVNLNDEDFLPDDVVQYLNSQNQAGYEQHFQSAVSDDGKVPPGPGLGSGPGDFEPPGLPDGHAGQQYRRLEQPCTEASKSDLPIQWNEVSSGSADLCSSKLKCGPRPAAPQPRTFGLYGNPGAHPQDALRSGAGPAGAYQSLAEPGSSYGGPEHSGNALHAQPYKAQQYGNCLNRQPGAPGLPDGVCGAGIPAAKLKSTSAQGSGSQPEFGLSPGVPGESAGAAVSGMATQDLVGQGYLAHQLLSDSVHHPGAGRGAQQMLGQVSATSHLNVYQGPESGLPGPPCIGSQPAGLAAARGYQPCAGYGGGRRQAALRGSLSLQQGQLSDTSQTCKVNGIKTEMQGQPHQLCSNVQGYSGQFYDQPVGFGQHDMKTGSFSISEANCLLQGASAENSELLSPGANQVTSTVDGLDGHDLEGVQIDFDAIIDDGDHASLMSGALSPSIIQNLSLSSSRLTTPRASLPLPALSVSTTNMAIGDMSSLLTSLAEESKFLAVMQ
- the GLI3 gene encoding transcriptional activator GLI3 isoform X5; amino-acid sequence: MDYIRSLHSPSLSMISAARGLSPTDAPHAGVSPAEYYHQMALLAGQRSPYADIIPSAATAGAGAIHMEYLHAMDSTRFPSPRLSARPSRKRTLSISPLSDHSFDLQTMIRTSPNSLVTILNNSRSSSSASGSYGHLSASAISPALSFTYPSAPVSLHMHQQILSRQQSLGSAFGHSPPLIHPAPTFPTQRPIPGIPTVLNPVQVSSGPSESSQNKPTSESAVSSTGDLMHNKRSKIKPDEDLPSPGPRGQQEQPEGTTLVKEEGDKDESKQEPEVIYETNCHWEGCTREFDTQEQLVHHINNDHIHGEKKEFVCRWLDCSREQKPFKAQYMLVVHMRRHTGEKPHKCTFEGCTKAYSRLENLKTHLRSHTGEKPYVCEHEGCNKAFSNASDRAKHQNRTHSNEKPYVCKIPGCTKRYTDPSSLRKHVKTVHGPEAHVTKKQRGDIHPRPPPPRDSGSHSQSRSPGRQTQGALGEQKDLSNTTSKREECLQVKAVKAEKPMQTSQPSPGGQSSCSSQQSPISNYSNSGLELPLTDGGGVGDLGAIDETPIMDSTISTATTALALQARRNPAGTKWMEHVKLERLKQVNGILPRLNPILPPKAPAVSPLIGNGTQPSTSCSLGGPMTLLPNRSDLSGVDITMLNMLNRRDSSTSTISSAYLSSRRSSGISPCFSSRRSSEASQAEGRPQNVSVADSYDPISTDASRRSSEASQCEGLPSLLSLTPAQQYRLKAKYAAATGGPPPTPLPNMERMSLKTRMALLGDGREPAGALPPVHPPRRCSDGGAHGSGRRPLLPPDVLGNGVRRASDPVRTVSESLSLPRVQRFSSLHGFDPPGLPPSLDKRNLVLQNYTRPEGGPPRHFLPSPCPPSITENITLESLTVDADVNLNDEDFLPDDVVQYLNSQNQAGYEQHFQSAVSDDGKVPPGPGLGSGPGDFEPPGLPDGHAGQQYRRLEQPCTEASKSDLPIQWNEVSSGSADLCSSKLKCGPRPAAPQPRTFGLYGNPGAHPQDALRSGAGPAGAYQSLAEPGSSYGGPEHSGNALHAQPYKAQQYGNCLNRQPGAPGLPDGVCGAGIPAAKLKSTSAQGSGSQPEFGLSPGVPGESAGAAVSGMATQDLVGQGYLAHQLLSDSVHHPGAGRGAQQMLGQVSATSHLNVYQGPESGLPGPPCIGSQPAGLAAARGYQPCAGYGGGRRQAALRGSLSLQQGQLSDTSQTCKVNGIKTEMQGQPHQLCSNVQGYSGQFYDQPVGFGQHDMKTGSFSISEANCLLQGASAENSELLSPGANQVTSTVDGLDGHDLEGVQIDFDAIIDDGDHASLMSGALSPSIIQNLSLSSSRLTTPRASLPLPALSVSTTNMAIGDMSSLLTSLAEESKFLAVMQ
- the GLI3 gene encoding transcriptional activator GLI3 isoform X1; translated protein: MEAQSRSSTTPEKKKVENSIVKCSTRTDVSEKAVASSTTSNEDESPGQTYHRERRNAVTMQPQSVQGLGKISEEPSTSSDERASLIKKEIHGSLPHLAEPSVPYRGTVFAMDPRNGYMEPHYHPSHLFPAFHPPVPIDARHHEGRYHYDPSPIPPLHVPSALSSSPTYSDLPFIRISPHRNPAAASEPPFSPPHPYINPYMDYIRSLHSPSLSMISAARGLSPTDAPHAGVSPAEYYHQMALLAGQRSPYADIIPSAATAGAGAIHMEYLHAMDSTRFPSPRLSARPSRKRTLSISPLSDHSFDLQTMIRTSPNSLVTILNNSRSSSSASGSYGHLSASAISPALSFTYPSAPVSLHMHQQILSRQQSLGSAFGHSPPLIHPAPTFPTQRPIPGIPTVLNPVQVSSGPSESSQNKPTSESAVSSTGDLMHNKRSKIKPDEDLPSPGPRGQQEQPEGTTLVKEEGDKDESKQEPEVIYETNCHWEGCTREFDTQEQLVHHINNDHIHGEKKEFVCRWLDCSREQKPFKAQYMLVVHMRRHTGEKPHKCTFEGCTKAYSRLENLKTHLRSHTGEKPYVCEHEGCNKAFSNASDRAKHQNRTHSNEKPYVCKIPGCTKRYTDPSSLRKHVKTVHGPEAHVTKKQRGDIHPRPPPPRDSGSHSQSRSPGRQTQGALGEQKDLSNTTSKREECLQVKAVKAEKPMQTSQPSPGGQSSCSSQQSPISNYSNSGLELPLTDGGGVGDLGAIDETPIMDSTISTATTALALQARRNPAGTKWMEHVKLERLKQVNGILPRLNPILPPKAPAVSPLIGNGTQPSTSCSLGGPMTLLPNRSDLSGVDITMLNMLNRRDSSTSTISSAYLSSRRSSGISPCFSSRRSSEASQAEGRPQNVSVADSYDPISTDASRRSSEASQCEGLPSLLSLTPAQQYRLKAKYAAATGGPPPTPLPNMERMSLKTRMALLGDGREPAGALPPVHPPRRCSDGGAHGSGRRPLLPPDVLGNGVRRASDPVRTVSESLSLPRVQRFSSLHGFDPPGLPPSLDKRNLVLQNYTRPEGGPPRHFLPSPCPPSITENITLESLTVDADVNLNDEDFLPDDVVQYLNSQNQAGYEQHFQSAVSDDGKVPPGPGLGSGPGDFEPPGLPDGHAGQQYRRLEQPCTEASKSDLPIQWNEVSSGSADLCSSKLKCGPRPAAPQPRTFGLYGNPGAHPQDALRSGAGPAGAYQSLAEPGSSYGGPEHSGNALHAQPYKAQQYGNCLNRQPGAPGLPDGVCGAGIPAAKLKSTSAQGSGSQPEFGLSPGVPGESAGAAVSGMATQDLVGQGYLAHQLLSDSVHHPGAGRGAQQMLGQVSATSHLNVYQGPESGLPGPPCIGSQPAGLAAARGYQPCAGYGGGRRQAALRGSLSLQQGQLSDTSQTCKVNGIKTEMQGQPHQLCSNVQGYSGQFYDQPVGFGQHDMKTGSFSISEANCLLQGASAENSELLSPGANQVTSTVDGLDGHDLEGVQIDFDAIIDDGDHASLMSGALSPSIIQNLSLSSSRLTTPRASLPLPALSVSTTNMAIGDMSSLLTSLAEESKFLAVMQ